From a region of the Thermus caldilimi genome:
- a CDS encoding MFS transporter: MSGRLLLALMLGVFMGALDNAILAPALPAIAQDLGTGVDRITLAFSIYSVFYAVAVPILGRLSDLLGYGRVYGVSMALFAGGSALAALSQSLEMLVAARVVQAVGAGGLFPVAQAIVGVVAPEKQRGAYLGQILGVFALGNVLGPNLGGFIVERATWHWVFWINVPIGFLGVLLLSGAALPRPAGRAPLDLGGGVLVALTFGSLVLAIQGLERLDELGFFSLRIGGLFLLALLSGLALLLYERRHPAPLLDVRLAMAPAFLPLWLVSTLVGYALLGGIVFAPLYGQVAFYLSPFASGAILNALALALGAVSGAAGALVGRVGGKRLVVLGMGLTALGLFVMAYLANALWLLLLGLFLLGTGLGLVQGPLSYLALGLAPAGSQGQVSSLVSLTRSLGAAAGITVSGVLLSRGSRELAALSAGSPVGFSGGTGNLAEAPAFVKSLLQNTLGVGVLEGWRLAFLAALLGFLAAFWLKERARGAPGGRPEPVG; this comes from the coding sequence ATGAGCGGCAGGCTCCTCCTGGCCCTCATGCTGGGCGTTTTCATGGGCGCCCTGGACAACGCCATCCTGGCCCCGGCCCTCCCTGCCATCGCCCAGGACCTGGGCACCGGGGTGGACCGGATCACCCTGGCCTTCTCCATCTACTCGGTGTTCTACGCGGTGGCCGTGCCTATCCTGGGAAGGCTTTCCGACCTCTTGGGCTACGGCCGGGTATATGGGGTGTCCATGGCCCTCTTCGCGGGGGGGAGCGCGCTGGCGGCCCTTTCCCAGAGCCTGGAGATGCTGGTGGCCGCCAGGGTGGTCCAGGCGGTGGGCGCGGGCGGGCTCTTCCCCGTGGCCCAGGCCATCGTGGGGGTGGTGGCCCCGGAGAAGCAGCGCGGGGCTTACCTGGGGCAGATCCTGGGGGTTTTCGCCCTGGGCAACGTCCTGGGCCCCAACCTGGGTGGGTTCATCGTGGAGCGGGCCACCTGGCACTGGGTCTTCTGGATCAACGTGCCCATCGGCTTTCTGGGGGTCCTCCTCCTCTCCGGGGCCGCCCTGCCCCGCCCCGCCGGGCGGGCCCCGCTGGACCTGGGGGGTGGGGTTCTGGTGGCCCTCACCTTTGGCAGCTTGGTGTTGGCCATCCAGGGCTTAGAGCGGCTGGACGAGCTGGGTTTCTTCTCCCTTCGCATCGGCGGGCTTTTCCTCCTGGCCTTGCTCTCGGGCTTGGCCCTTCTCCTCTACGAGCGGCGCCACCCGGCTCCCCTCCTGGACGTGCGCCTGGCCATGGCACCGGCCTTCTTGCCCCTCTGGCTCGTGTCCACCCTGGTGGGCTACGCCCTCTTGGGGGGTATCGTCTTCGCTCCCCTCTATGGCCAGGTGGCCTTCTATCTCTCCCCCTTCGCCTCGGGGGCTATCCTGAACGCCCTGGCCCTGGCCCTGGGGGCGGTGAGCGGGGCCGCGGGGGCCCTGGTGGGCCGGGTGGGGGGCAAGCGTCTGGTGGTGCTGGGGATGGGCCTCACCGCCTTGGGCCTCTTTGTGATGGCCTACCTGGCAAACGCCCTCTGGCTTCTCCTTCTCGGGCTCTTCCTCCTGGGCACGGGGCTGGGTTTGGTGCAAGGGCCCCTTTCCTACCTGGCCCTGGGCCTGGCCCCCGCGGGGAGCCAGGGCCAGGTGTCCAGCCTGGTGTCCCTTACCCGTAGCCTGGGGGCGGCGGCGGGGATCACCGTTTCCGGGGTCCTCCTCTCCCGGGGGAGCCGGGAGCTGGCCGCCCTGAGCGCGGGGAGCCCGGTGGGGTTCTCGGGGGGGACCGGGAACCTGGCCGAGGCCCCGGCCTTTGTGAAAAGCCTCCTGCAGAACACCCTAGGGGTAGGCGTTCTGGAGGGTTGGCGGCTGGCCTTCTTGGCCGCCCTCCTGGGCTTTTTGGCTGCGTTCTGGTTGAAGGAGAGGGCCCGGGGGGCTCCTGGGGGCAGGCCCGAGCCGGTGGGTTAG
- a CDS encoding helix-turn-helix domain-containing protein — protein sequence MRTLARGAAVYRSGDGGDTLYRLESGLVRVVELLADGRFLTLRHVLPGDNFGEEALEGKRYRYAAEAMTEAGVRGYDPQGMGPEELRQVARNLARQMRRVQAYETHLQTGELRARIARYLLFLVDTPACFRDQGGLYVVVSHEAIAQATASTRESVSKVLSDLRQEGLIATAYRKVYLLRLGALEEEAQGALEAA from the coding sequence ATGCGGACCCTTGCCCGAGGCGCTGCCGTGTACCGTTCGGGGGACGGGGGGGATACCCTCTACCGCCTGGAGTCGGGGCTGGTGCGGGTGGTGGAGCTGTTGGCGGACGGCCGCTTCCTCACCCTACGGCACGTGCTACCGGGGGACAACTTCGGGGAGGAGGCGTTGGAGGGGAAGCGGTACCGCTACGCTGCCGAGGCCATGACGGAGGCGGGGGTGCGGGGGTACGACCCACAGGGGATGGGGCCCGAGGAGCTCCGGCAGGTGGCGCGGAACCTGGCCCGGCAGATGCGGCGGGTGCAGGCGTACGAGACCCACCTGCAGACGGGGGAGCTTCGGGCGCGGATTGCCCGGTACCTGCTCTTCCTGGTGGACACCCCGGCCTGCTTCCGGGACCAAGGGGGGCTTTATGTGGTGGTTTCCCACGAGGCCATCGCCCAGGCCACCGCTTCCACCCGGGAGTCGGTGTCCAAGGTGTTGTCCGACCTGCGGCAGGAGGGGCTCATCGCCACCGCCTACCGCAAGGTGTACTTGCTTCGGCTTGGAGCCCTCGAGGAGGAGGCCCAAGGCGCCTTGGAGGCCGCCTAG
- a CDS encoding alpha/beta hydrolase, producing MRALALLLSLGLALAQEYRALSGAPTGWPKLDQSYALVYEAEAPKAVLLLVPGLLGGSTNFALLAEHLRREAPWLEVWAWERRANGLEDRRGFLAQDPLAYYQSLPEPDLSPLRDWGLEVHLKDLDLAVEAARKRAPVVLAGHSLGASLATLYAFRHGEKLRGLVLLDGSLRLAQGAIGREVDRETLARGLSTPFGRFPGLEDLLQGRADPVFRLPFLGPQDLALAEAEAFLAAKRPLEPVPFGPYRATREARALLRVDDHYSLFPIFSVSVGRAWAREGFSLLGLLQGRPVLTVRGPRGRLVEWWDTGEATDPRAFLLAFARPETGFSEWYFPYRLLLEVAGYPLVAEDLKPRPLPYPVLALGAGRGLLTRPEDFRLGATFPNTPARAAILPNLTHLDLLTEREGRTARALLDYLEGR from the coding sequence ATGCGGGCCCTCGCCCTCCTCCTCTCCCTGGGCCTGGCCCTGGCCCAGGAGTACCGGGCCCTCTCGGGAGCCCCCACGGGCTGGCCGAAACTGGACCAGAGCTACGCCCTGGTCTACGAGGCGGAGGCCCCGAAGGCGGTGCTCCTCCTGGTGCCGGGCCTTTTGGGGGGGAGCACCAACTTCGCCCTTCTGGCCGAGCACCTGCGGCGGGAAGCCCCCTGGCTGGAGGTCTGGGCCTGGGAACGGCGGGCCAACGGCCTCGAGGACCGCCGGGGCTTCCTGGCCCAAGACCCCCTGGCCTACTACCAAAGCCTCCCCGAGCCCGACCTCTCCCCCCTCCGGGACTGGGGCCTGGAGGTGCACCTGAAGGACCTGGACCTGGCGGTGGAGGCCGCCCGCAAGCGGGCCCCCGTGGTCCTGGCGGGGCACTCCCTGGGGGCGAGCCTCGCCACCCTCTACGCCTTCCGCCACGGGGAGAAGCTCCGGGGCCTTGTCCTCCTGGACGGGAGCCTGCGGCTCGCCCAGGGGGCCATCGGCCGGGAGGTGGACCGGGAGACCCTGGCGAGGGGGCTTTCCACCCCCTTTGGCCGCTTCCCCGGGCTGGAGGACCTCCTCCAGGGCCGGGCTGACCCCGTCTTCCGCCTGCCCTTCCTGGGGCCCCAGGACCTGGCCCTGGCGGAGGCCGAGGCCTTCCTGGCGGCCAAGCGCCCCCTGGAGCCCGTACCCTTCGGCCCCTACCGGGCCACCCGGGAGGCCCGGGCCCTCCTGCGGGTAGACGACCACTACAGCCTCTTCCCCATCTTCAGCGTGAGCGTGGGCCGGGCCTGGGCCCGGGAGGGGTTTAGCCTCCTGGGCCTCCTCCAGGGGCGGCCGGTCCTCACCGTGCGGGGGCCCAGGGGCAGGCTGGTGGAGTGGTGGGACACGGGGGAGGCCACGGACCCCAGGGCCTTCCTCTTGGCCTTCGCCCGGCCGGAGACCGGGTTTTCCGAGTGGTACTTCCCCTACCGGCTCCTCCTGGAGGTGGCGGGCTACCCCTTGGTGGCCGAAGACCTCAAGCCCAGGCCCCTCCCCTACCCCGTCCTGGCCCTGGGGGCGGGGCGGGGGCTCCTGACACGGCCCGAGGACTTCCGCCTGGGGGCAACCTTCCCCAACACCCCCGCCCGCGCGGCAATCCTGCCCAACCTCACCCACCTGGACCTCCTCACGGAACGGGAGGGGCGGACCGCCCGGGCCCTCTTGGACTACCTGGAGGGGCGCTAG
- a CDS encoding R2-like ligand-binding oxidase: MRVGFRAVERGLEAGFPLRLYHKAKRRFWDPAALDFQEDRRTFLQLPPEGQDLLLRLASLFLGGEEAVTLDLLPLLGAIAREGRLEEEMYLTTFLLEEAKHVEFFARFLEEVAGRKGSLARYHGPHYRRLFGELLPEAMERLWEDGNPEAQVTAALTYNVVVEGVLAETGYQGFSRLAERLGEAERAMPATLEGIARVREDESRHIAYGLYLIARHLEADPGLWEVVEGRLALLLPEAMGVVGELFAAYPDGAPLGLTPEEFFAYASGQLQHRLRVLERARTLGVRALSGL; encoded by the coding sequence ATGCGTGTCGGTTTCCGCGCGGTGGAAAGGGGCCTCGAGGCGGGGTTTCCCCTGCGCCTCTACCACAAGGCCAAACGGCGCTTCTGGGACCCTGCCGCCTTGGACTTCCAAGAGGACCGGAGGACCTTCCTGCAGCTCCCTCCTGAGGGCCAGGACCTCCTCTTGCGCCTGGCAAGCCTGTTCCTAGGGGGAGAGGAGGCGGTGACCCTGGACCTCCTGCCCCTCCTGGGGGCGATAGCCCGGGAAGGGCGGCTGGAGGAAGAGATGTACCTGACCACCTTCCTCCTGGAAGAGGCCAAGCACGTGGAGTTCTTCGCCCGCTTCTTAGAGGAGGTGGCGGGGCGCAAGGGAAGCCTGGCCCGCTACCACGGTCCCCACTACCGCCGCCTCTTCGGCGAACTCCTCCCCGAGGCCATGGAGCGCCTCTGGGAGGATGGGAACCCCGAGGCCCAGGTGACGGCGGCCCTCACCTACAACGTGGTGGTGGAGGGGGTATTGGCGGAAACCGGCTACCAGGGTTTCTCCCGCCTGGCGGAACGGCTTGGGGAGGCGGAGCGGGCCATGCCCGCGACCCTGGAGGGTATCGCCCGGGTGAGGGAGGACGAAAGCCGGCACATCGCCTACGGCCTCTACCTCATCGCCCGCCACTTGGAGGCAGACCCCGGGCTTTGGGAGGTGGTGGAAGGCCGCCTGGCCCTCCTCCTCCCCGAGGCCATGGGGGTGGTGGGGGAGCTCTTCGCCGCTTACCCCGACGGGGCCCCCCTGGGGCTTACCCCGGAGGAGTTCTTCGCCTACGCCTCGGGGCAGCTTCAGCACCGGCTGCGGGTCCTGGAGCGGGCCAGGACCCTAGGAGTCCGGGCCCTTTCGGGCCTGTAA
- a CDS encoding class I SAM-dependent methyltransferase: MEPLPPWLCPLLACPRCRGGLEVGREARCPACGARYPFRGGFLDLRAGRERPHLWLVNRLPPIPLFYDAWRRRSTGLLSGGRISFREELARLRDWLGPTGGPFLDVGTGTGVYREALGEKAVGLDPSPAFLRVARWRRPGAYLLGHGERLPFWEGVFGGVAIGPTWNEFLDPLEAAREARRVLRPGGRLFGMLLLGPGPTLGLFRPGEAALLGLLEGVGFHPRLERRGALALLQAEVS; the protein is encoded by the coding sequence ATGGAACCCCTTCCCCCCTGGCTCTGCCCCCTTCTGGCCTGCCCCCGGTGCCGGGGCGGGCTGGAGGTGGGGCGGGAGGCCCGCTGCCCCGCCTGCGGGGCCCGCTACCCCTTCCGGGGAGGCTTCCTGGACCTCCGCGCGGGGCGGGAACGGCCCCACCTCTGGCTCGTCAACCGCCTTCCCCCCATCCCCCTCTTCTACGACGCCTGGCGCCGGCGCTCCACCGGCCTCCTCTCCGGGGGCAGGATTTCCTTCCGGGAGGAGCTCGCCCGGCTCCGGGACTGGCTTGGGCCCACCGGGGGGCCCTTCCTGGACGTGGGCACGGGCACCGGGGTCTACCGGGAGGCCCTGGGGGAAAAGGCGGTGGGCCTGGACCCCTCCCCCGCCTTCCTGCGGGTGGCCCGGTGGCGGCGGCCTGGGGCCTACCTCCTGGGCCACGGGGAGCGGCTCCCCTTTTGGGAAGGGGTCTTCGGAGGGGTGGCCATCGGCCCCACCTGGAACGAGTTCCTAGACCCCCTGGAGGCGGCCCGGGAAGCCCGGCGGGTGCTCCGGCCGGGGGGGCGGCTTTTCGGGATGCTCCTCCTGGGCCCGGGACCCACCCTCGGCCTGTTCCGCCCCGGGGAGGCAGCGCTCCTCGGCCTCTTGGAAGGGGTAGGTTTCCACCCCCGCCTGGAGCGGCGGGGGGCCCTGGCCCTTTTGCAGGCCGAGGTAAGCTGA